One Glutamicibacter mishrai genomic window carries:
- the hemB gene encoding porphobilinogen synthase: MGFPQHRPRRLRQNPAIRRLVAENELSARQLILPAFVREGLSQPNEITSMPGVFQHSMDSLKAAANDAAERGLGGIMLFGIPEERDETGSAGLDPQGILNQGIAAVRAEVGDELVVMSDVCLDEFTSHGHCGVLDANGVVDNDATLEIYGQMAVAQAQAGAHMLGPSGMMDGQIGVIRQALDAAGRQDVSLLAYSAKYASAFYGPFREAVDSQLQGDRRTYQMDSANRSEAVIEAELDIAEGADMIMVKPAMSYLDIVRDIAEFSPVPVSAYQISGEYSMIEAASANGWIDRKASVLESLLSIKRAGAQQILTYYAAEVAGWLKEGK, encoded by the coding sequence ATGGGTTTCCCACAGCATCGTCCCCGCCGGTTGCGGCAGAATCCTGCCATTCGCCGGCTGGTCGCCGAAAACGAGCTTTCGGCACGCCAGCTGATCCTCCCTGCCTTTGTGCGCGAAGGATTGAGCCAGCCCAACGAGATCACCTCCATGCCAGGGGTATTCCAGCACTCCATGGACTCGCTCAAGGCCGCCGCCAACGACGCCGCTGAACGCGGACTGGGCGGCATCATGCTCTTCGGCATCCCCGAGGAACGCGACGAAACCGGTTCCGCGGGACTGGACCCGCAGGGCATCCTCAACCAGGGCATCGCCGCGGTCCGCGCCGAAGTAGGCGATGAACTGGTTGTCATGTCCGATGTGTGCCTGGACGAATTCACCTCCCACGGGCACTGCGGCGTGCTTGATGCCAACGGCGTCGTGGACAACGATGCGACCTTGGAAATCTATGGCCAGATGGCCGTGGCGCAGGCGCAGGCTGGCGCCCACATGCTCGGCCCATCGGGCATGATGGACGGCCAGATCGGCGTGATCCGCCAGGCCCTGGATGCCGCCGGACGCCAGGACGTATCCCTGTTGGCCTACAGCGCAAAATATGCCAGTGCCTTCTACGGCCCATTCCGCGAGGCCGTCGACTCCCAGCTGCAGGGCGATCGCCGCACCTACCAGATGGATTCGGCCAACCGCAGCGAAGCAGTGATCGAAGCCGAATTGGATATCGCCGAGGGCGCCGACATGATCATGGTCAAGCCTGCCATGAGCTACCTGGACATCGTGCGCGATATCGCTGAATTCTCTCCGGTACCGGTCTCCGCCTACCAGATCTCCGGCGAGTACTCGATGATCGAAGCGGCCAGCGCCAATGGCTGGATCGACCGCAAGGCATCGGTGCTCGAATCATTGCTGTCCATCAAGCGGGCCGGCGCCCAGCAGATCCTCACATACTACGCAGCCGAAGTTGCCGGCTGGCTCAAGGAAGGTAAGTAA